TACCTGACCTGGGTGCAGAACTCGGTGCTCGAAGGGGAACTCACGCCCGCTCTTTTTGAGCGCTTGAAGGCGGATATCGCTAAGATCATCGATCCTAACCAGGATGCGGTGCGTTTTTACGTCATTAAGCGCACCGCGTGCTTTGAGAAGGAGTTCTTGGGGCACAGCAAGAACGAACCCGGACAAATACTTTGACTAAGTACAATATTCCTCGACCTCCGGTCGTGCTATAATCCCAGTAGGTTGATGCAAGCAACGCGCTATCAACACTTCCCTTCCTTATCGCGCATCCTTTCCCAGATTGTGTGCTGGGTTGGTCTTTGACAACTAAGGCACCAATCCGTAAGAGCCCTTCCTTAGGGGATGTTATGGGTTTTCACCGTTCCTTCTGGGATTTGAAACACGCGCTCCGCCAACTCTCCCTGATGCTCCGTGAGGGGTTTTCACCGTTCCTTCTGGGATTTGAAACTACAACACGCAACCCCTGATTTGCAACCCCCACCACAATAGTTTTCACCGTTCCTTCTGGGATTTGAAACCCCCAAACCCCTGGTTTTGCGCTACGAAAAACGCCGTTTTCACCGTTCCTTCTGGGATTTGAAACAGGATATCCACAATCGCGTCCTCAGCGCGTTCGGGGTGGTTTTCACCGTTCCTTCTGGGATTTGAAACAAAGAATCAAAAGCGCGAAACCCGGAACCCGCAACAACAGTTTTCACCGTTCCTTCTGGGATTTGAAACCGCCGTCAACGTAGCGGATGACTGCCCACGCGGGGAGTTTTCACCGTTCCTTCTGGGATTTGAAACGCGTGGGAATTAGCGTGGGAAAACCAGGACGGGTTCAGTTTTCACCGTTCCTTCTGGGATTTGAAACAAATGAGGTCCCCCCACTGTCGGATCAAAGGGCGGGGTTTTCACCGTTCCTTCTGGGATTTGAAACTCTCGTGGGCTTTGCCAAGGAGAAAAAGGCCGCCTTGGGTTTTCACCGTTCCTTCTGGGATTTGAAACCCTCGAGGCTTACAGTAACCTAGACGGTGTACAAGTTTTCACCGTTCCTTCTGGGATTTGAAACTAGTAACAACCTCAAACGCCTTGTTAGCGATGCCTTGTTTTCACCGTTCCTTCTGGGATTTGAAACCCCCAACGCAACATTATACACCGTCACTGAAACGCAGGTTTTCACCGTTCCTTCTGGGATTTGAAACGCCTCATCCACAATGAATAATAGGTTAGCTCCAGAAGTTTTCACCGTTCCTTCTGGGATTTGAAACCTCGATCCGGCGATCCCCTCGGGGCGGCATGGGCGCCGTTTTCACCGTTCCTTCTGGGATTTGAAACGGCGTGGCTGGCCGAGCGCGGCATGGACATAGAGAGTTTTCACCGTTCCTTCTGGGATTTGAAACTCAAATGGTCCATATTGCGCCGTTCCCGTCCTGGACGTTTTCACCGTTCCTTCTGGGATTTGAAACCTTTCTAGCCGGACGCAGGCGCGGCGGGTCCTGGAAGTTTTCACCGTTCCTTCTGGGATTTGAAACCTGGAGGGACGCATGGAGCGCATGGAGGAACGAGTGGGTTTTCACCGTTCCTTCTGGGATTTGAAACCACTCTAGCCCCCGCTTACCTGAGGAACACCCCCCAGTTTTCACCGTTCCTTCTGGGATTTGAAACAAAGAATCAAAAGCGCGAAACCCGGAACCCGCAACAAGTTTTCACCGTTCCTTCTGGGATTTGAAACCATGGAGTGGGTAGAACAAAACGACAACCTATCCAAAGTTTTCACCGTTCCTTCTGGGATTTGAAACTGGCTTCCGTGGTCATCTTCACTACCTCCCTTACACCTGGTTTTCACCGTTCCTTCTGGGATTTGAAACTATACCCCCACCCGGTAGGGTGGGGGGTGGGTTAGCGTGTTTTCACCGTTCCTTCTGGGATTTGAAACCCCAGTCCTCTAATTCACGGTAACTAATGACGTGTTCGTTTTCACCGTTCCTTCTGGGATTTGAAACAAGCGGCTCCTCAGTTACGAAACCACTCTAGCCCCCGCGTTTTCACCGTTCCTTCTGGGATTTGAAACACAGGTTCTCCTTCCCTCTGGTACTCACGGATCTTCTCGTTTTCACCGTTCCTTCTGGGATTTGAAACCCTCACCGCGAAACTCATCATCCAGGAACTAAAAAGTTTTCACCGTTCCTTCTGGGATTTGAAACGAAGACTCAAAGCAAACTCCGCCTCCCGGAGCATCCTCTTCGCACGTACCCGCAACCCAAAAGCAAGGCGGGCCGTATGCCCGCCTTAACGCGAGGAATGCACACTACCTTGCTCCGCTCAAGCCCCCGGGTGCTCCTCGAGCGCCTGGCGCACGCGCGGGTTCACGGCAAGGAGGAAAAGCGCCAGGCCTAGGAGGCTCGCGCTGAAAACGTACGGGTACTCGGGCCGGAACTCGTACAGTCCCGTTCCCGCGACCGGGCCCAGCATCCGCCCGAGGGCCTGAGCGGCGCTGCCGAGGCCCGCGACGCTCCCTTGCTCGCCCTCCCCGACCGCCAGGGAAAGCGCCGCGGTCACACCGGGCATGGCGAGACCCTGCCCGAACCCCTGCAGCACCAAAGCCAGCGTCAGCACAGCGAACCCATGCGCAAAGATGAAAAGCACGAACCCCGCGAGGGCCGCCGGCACCCCCACCCAAAGCAGCACCCGGGGCGGCCACTGGTACTTTCGCACCAGGACCCCCTGCACGAAAACCGCCACCAAGCCGTACACCACGAGAGCCGTGCCGACCGCGCGTGCGGTGCCGGTGGCGTCCAGGCCCAACCGGTCCTGGAAGTAAAAAGCCACGGTCTGCTCCAGGGCCACCGAGGCCAGGCTGACCGCGAACCCCAAGACGAGAAGCGGCTGGATCCGCGGGTCGGTGGGGCGCAGCGCCCCGGCGGCCTCTGCACCCACGCGCCGCTGAGGCTCGGGCAGTTTCCACCACACGAACCAAGCGTTAAGCAGCGCGAGGGAAGCCGAGAAGTAAATGGGCGCGAGAAGGCTGATCCCCGCGAGGCCCGCGCCGATCGCCGGACCGAAGATCACTCCAAGCCCGAAAGCCGCGCCGATCAACGCCATGCCCGCGGTGCGTTCGTTGCGGCCGGTCACGTCCGCCACGTAAGCCTGTGCGGTGGGAAGCGTGGCGGAGGAGAAGGTACCGCCCAGCACGCGAGCCGCGAGCAGCAACCCGAAAAGCACCCCCGGCCCCAACCGCCCCGCGAAGCCCAACTGCGCGACGATAGCGAACAAGTAGAAGGACAGGGCGAACCCCAGGATGCCCACGAGGAGGACCGGCTTACGCCCCACGCGCTCGCTTTGGCGCCCCCAGTACGGGCTCATCACGAACTGCATCAGGGCGTACCCGGTGGAGAACAACCCCACCTGCACCTCGCTCAGGCCGAGCTCGCGAGCCAACGGCGCCAGGATGGGGAACAGAACGGAAAGCCCCAGGATGCTGTTAAACAGGGAGAGGAACAGCAGCGCGAGCGGCCCCATGCTCCCTAGTTTACGGGGTGCGCAACGCGAGCTGACCGCACGCTGCCCCCACATCACGCCCGCGGCTCCAACGCACCGAGACCGGGATGCCGGCCGCCTCGAGAACCGCGGCGAACCGCCGGATCTGCTCGCGGCTCGAGCCCTCGTGCGGCGCGCCCTCCCAGGGGTTGAAGGGGATGAGGTTCACGTGCGCGGTCAGGCCGCGCGTGTGCTTAGCGAGCATCTTAGCCTGCCACAGGTGGTCGTTCACGCCGCGGAGCAGGGTGTACTCGAGGGTCACGCGGCGTTTGGTGCGGCGGTAGTAGTGCCGCACCGCGTCCATGATCTCCTCGATCGCGTAGCGGTGCGCCGTGGGGATGATGCGGCGGCGGGTCTCGTCGTCCGGGGCGTGCAGGCTGAGGGCCAGCTTGACGCCCACGTCCTCCTCCGCGAGGCGGTAGATGCCGCGGGGGATGCCGACGGTGGAGAGGGTGATGCGGCGCGGGCTCATCGCGAGGGCTTGCTTGTGGATCATGCGGCGCACGGCCTTGAGGACGTTCGTGAGGTTCAACAGGGGCTCGCCCATCCCCATCAGGACCACGTTGCGGATCTCGCGCGGGCTGATCCCCTGGTGGTAGGCCGCGGCAAGCAGCTGGTCCAGGATCTCCGGGGCGGTCAGGTTCCGGCCGAAGCGCATCTGGCCCGTGGCGCAGAAGGTGCACCCTGCGGGGCAGCCCACCATGCTCGAGATGCAGATCGTCCGGCGGTCCTTATACGGCATGTAGACCGCTTCGGTCTGGCGGCCGTCGTGCAGCGTGTAGAGGTACTTGGTCGAGCCGTCCGCGCTGGGGAAGGCCTGCACGAGGGAGAACTCGCTTATGCGCCAGGTGTGCGCGAGCTCGGCGCGCAACGCGCGGGGCAGGTCGGTCATCTCGTCGAACTCGCGCACGCCCCACGCGTACAGCCAGTGCGCGATCTGGCGCTTGCGGTACCCTTCCCCGGGCAGGTCCTCGGGCTCGGGTTCCAGGATCGGGCGTCGCTCATCCCCCAGCGCGAGGGGCAGGTGAGCATTCCATTCAGCAGGTTCCCTCATGGTTCTCCCCTACACCTTCAGGTGCACTACGGTCACGCCGTGCCCGCCCTCGTAAGGCATCGCGTCGTGGAAGGAAGCCACGCGCTTGTCGCGCTTTAGGGCGTCGCGGATCGCGCGCCGGAGGGCGCCGGTGCCTTTGCCGTGCAGGATGCGGACGGGGGTTTCCTTGAGGGCCAGGGCCTCGCTGATGAAGTCGTGCACCGCCTCTACCGCCTCCACGGCGGTCAAGCCCCGCACGTTGAGTTCCGGCTCGAACCCGGACTTCACCACCACGGCCTGTTTGGGGCG
This region of Marinithermus hydrothermalis DSM 14884 genomic DNA includes:
- a CDS encoding MFS transporter; amino-acid sequence: MGPLALLFLSLFNSILGLSVLFPILAPLARELGLSEVQVGLFSTGYALMQFVMSPYWGRQSERVGRKPVLLVGILGFALSFYLFAIVAQLGFAGRLGPGVLFGLLLAARVLGGTFSSATLPTAQAYVADVTGRNERTAGMALIGAAFGLGVIFGPAIGAGLAGISLLAPIYFSASLALLNAWFVWWKLPEPQRRVGAEAAGALRPTDPRIQPLLVLGFAVSLASVALEQTVAFYFQDRLGLDATGTARAVGTALVVYGLVAVFVQGVLVRKYQWPPRVLLWVGVPAALAGFVLFIFAHGFAVLTLALVLQGFGQGLAMPGVTAALSLAVGEGEQGSVAGLGSAAQALGRMLGPVAGTGLYEFRPEYPYVFSASLLGLALFLLAVNPRVRQALEEHPGA
- the cas2 gene encoding CRISPR-associated endonuclease Cas2, with protein sequence MYVIMAYDVNVERVVKVLHTGRRYLTWVQNSVLEGELTPALFERLKADIAKIIDPNQDAVRFYVIKRTACFEKEFLGHSKNEPGQIL
- the rlmN gene encoding 23S rRNA (adenine(2503)-C(2))-methyltransferase RlmN; protein product: MREPAEWNAHLPLALGDERRPILEPEPEDLPGEGYRKRQIAHWLYAWGVREFDEMTDLPRALRAELAHTWRISEFSLVQAFPSADGSTKYLYTLHDGRQTEAVYMPYKDRRTICISSMVGCPAGCTFCATGQMRFGRNLTAPEILDQLLAAAYHQGISPREIRNVVLMGMGEPLLNLTNVLKAVRRMIHKQALAMSPRRITLSTVGIPRGIYRLAEEDVGVKLALSLHAPDDETRRRIIPTAHRYAIEEIMDAVRHYYRRTKRRVTLEYTLLRGVNDHLWQAKMLAKHTRGLTAHVNLIPFNPWEGAPHEGSSREQIRRFAAVLEAAGIPVSVRWSRGRDVGAACGQLALRTP